The genomic stretch acagtttggggaagaattaCACATGTTTTTGAAAGTCAAATGTCCCCGAATATTTTTCCATAAAGTTTACATGAACTCATTCACAGCCCACACCTGtgcatgttattttatattcaatatttttaattaaacaaatgttaatGTTGTGTATTAAGATTGTATTTTAAACTGTAGGTCACATCGTCATTACTTTGGCGTATTAGTGAATCAggtagtattaaaaaaaaaattatataataatacacttcCTTTGTTGGAACATTGTGTCCTAAACGCATGGGTATAAATGGAATGCGGATTTAAACACTTGATTAAAGATACAAGTTTTAGAAACATCATCAGGTGATTTATGTTAATGTTTGTCAGTTGTCCATTCTTCCCCTCTCAGTATTGAACtggtttgtgtgtttctcagtTCTCCTGGAGATCTCGAGACTTCTTAACACTGGGCTCGACATGGAGTCGTTGTCCATCTGTGTGCGGCTGTGCGAGCAGGGCATCAACCCCGAAGCTCTCTCGTCAGTTATAAAGGAGCTACGCAGAGCCACGGACACGTTAAAggtaacaaaatatttgttaagTTGAAAATTTTATGTCATGTCCCGATGTCCCAAGTTATTAAGTTTttgatatacagtggaacctcgatactcgtgaACTTGACACTCGAGACCTCGATAGTCGATAGTTCACGACGTTTTCGTTTGAAACCGGAATGAAAGTATCTCATGAAAAATCTGACCGTCTCGAAAGCGGCTTGAACGTTCTGAGTAACAactcaaaacagagtttgtactaataaatgacatacaaatgtttaaaaactattttattattgtattgttcatttaaagtagtaaataaaacatttatgacatgtaattcacaatttttaaGTTTTCAGCGCAGCACATTTACAATTCCCCCTTGAAAAAGGAGGGCTGAAAGAAATGGGCTGAAACGGTTCCTTGAgtaatttgaatataaataaacgaTTTGCCTCGAAGCTGCGTTTTagcatttaactacacacagagcattgcgtttccccacggaccattatctctgacgcaccacccgctaaactctgaaGCATGCTGGACAAGTAAACGCAGaagacatttatatttatttatataaaatatatatatgttacatTTTCACCGTGTCCAAACGCACTGCAGTGAAGATTGAATCTGATTGAAGGAACatcctacattagtacctgattttactaaagcTCTGgcggaatgagcacaaatccacaCTTCAAAAATCAAAACTTCTGAATCCAGAGCGAGATGGTCAACCAGAACACACGAGTGTGACTCAGGTGTCCACCTACTTTTAGCATCAGTGAACTTTACAGAATGTTTTACGGAACTTTACAGGTGTAAATTCTGGTTTAATGTAGTTTACTGTGCTCATGGTGTTGCCTAGTATCAGTAATGATGGCGGATGATGTAAA from Silurus meridionalis isolate SWU-2019-XX chromosome 24, ASM1480568v1, whole genome shotgun sequence encodes the following:
- the mzt1 gene encoding mitotic-spindle organizing protein 1; translation: MASAANTNMNAVRETMDVLLEISRLLNTGLDMESLSICVRLCEQGINPEALSSVIKELRRATDTLKASDNSTNQG